A part of Rhipicephalus microplus isolate Deutch F79 chromosome 8, USDA_Rmic, whole genome shotgun sequence genomic DNA contains:
- the LOC142768729 gene encoding uncharacterized protein LOC142768729 yields MSENLAYLRQVPEGTVSTEIVRIYIERGDEEFFTIIRRYEDIFTVILTEWSGVDTIQCQLKTNRMDEWLLQLMVTGSRWALERLKDIVVYPSFRGVLALVFKQQISQF; encoded by the exons ATGTCTGAGAACCTCGCCTACCTGCGTCAGGTTCCTGAAGGAACCGTCTCCACCGAGATAGTCAG GATTTACATCGAAAGGGGGGATGAAGAGTTCTTCACCATTATTCGTCGCTATGAGGACATCTTCACAGTCATCCTGACGGAGTGGTCGGGCGTGGACACCATCCAGTGCCAGCTCAAAACGAACCGCATGGACGAATGGCTCCTCCAGCTCATGGTCACCGGAAGCCGGTGGGCATTGGAGCGTCTCAAGGACATCGTCGTCTACCCGTCATTCCGAGGGGTTCTCGCACTCGTTTTCAAGCAGCAGATATCTCAGTTCTAA